The following proteins are co-located in the Larimichthys crocea isolate SSNF chromosome XXIV, L_crocea_2.0, whole genome shotgun sequence genome:
- the LOC104922154 gene encoding peptidase M20 domain-containing protein 2, with protein MDQRQRMKEAVQRCLDSRRAELHALSRDIWSRPELAENETHAHDRLVGFLSEDGTWTVQSHYKLQTAFRASWGPVCGGVEGEPGLNVGFLCEYDALPDIGHACGHNLIAEVGAGAALGLKAALETETELPVPVKITVLGTPAEEAVGGKIDLLEAGAFADIDLVFMAHPSQQDASFQATVALDEVSVKYHGKASHASAYPWEGVNALDAAVLAYNNISVLRQQLKPEWRIHGIIKHGGVKPNIIPAYTELQFYIRTPLVKDLCDLKAKAEACFRAAAVATGCQVEIEYPAHAYYNILPNATLANLYENNGKALGIQFPEQPEKFSGSTDFGNVSFIVPGIHPFFYIGTDAFNHTEEYTEAAGAEKAQLFTLRTAKALAMTAVDVLCCPALLRQVREDFKQATLKQEKT; from the exons atggacCAGAGGCAGCGGATGAAGGAGGCCGTGCAGCGGTGTCTGGACTCCCGCAGAGCCGAGCTGCACGCTTTGAGTCGGGACATCTGGAGCCGACCTGAACTCGCTGAAAACGAGACGCATGCGCACGACAGGCTGGTGGGCTTCCTCTCTGAGGACGGGACGTGGACGGTTCAGAGTCACTACAAGCTGCAGACCGCCTTCAGGGCCAGCTGGGGCCCGGTCTGCGGCGGCGTGGAGGGTGAACCGGGGCTGAATGTGGGCTTCCTGTGCGAGTACGACGCGCTGCCGGACATCGGGCACGCGTGTGGGCATAACCTGATCGCGGAGGTCGGAGCTGGCGCCGCGCTCGGCCTGAAAGCTGCTTTAGAAACTGAGACTGAGCTCCCGGTGCCAGTGAAG ATAACTGTCCTGGGGACTCCTGCAGAGGAGGCTGTAGGAGGAAAGATTGACCTGCTCGAGGCGGGCGCCTTCGCTGACATCGATCTCGTCTTCATGGCTCACCCATCTCAGCAAGATGCTTCGTTCCAGGCCACTGTCGCACTCGATGA GGTGTCAGTGAAGTACCATGGGAAGGCGTCTCATGCTTCTGCATACCCGTGGGAGGGAGTGAATGCCCTGGACGCTGCCGTGCTGGCCTATAATAACATCTCTGTGCTCAGACAGCAACTGAAACCAGAGTGGAGGATTCACG GCATCATCAAACATGGAGGGGTGAAGCCCAACATCATCCCTGCCTACACCGAGTTACAGTTTTATATTCGCACTCCGCTGGTGAAGGATCTGTGTGACCTGAAGGCCAAAGCTGAGGCCTGCTTCAGGGCGGCTGCTGTTGCCACCGGCTGCCAA gtGGAGATAGAATATCCAGCCCATGCCTACTATAACATATTGCCTAACGCCACACTGGCAAACCTGTATGAGAATAATGGAAAAGCTTTGGGGATTCAGTTTCCTGAGCAGCCAGAGAAATTCTCGG GTTCTACAGACTTTGGAAACGTGTCTTTTATAGTCCCCGGTATCCATCCTTTCTTCTACATCGGCACAGACGCTTTTAACCACACTGAGGAATACACGGAAGCAGCGG GAGCTGAAAAGGCGCAGTTGTTCACCCTGAGGACAGCCAAAGCTCTGGCTATGACAGCTGTTGATGTGCTGTGCTGCCCTGCTCTGCTGAGGCAAGTGAGAGAAGACTTCAAACAGGCCACActgaaacaggagaaaacatga
- the LOC104922181 gene encoding cannabinoid receptor type 1B, producing the protein MKLALHRIAGTAMTTLTTGVQYLGSNDASYDDPSMDSTLIKNRFHFEKSPSSSISNSFSGLVPGNKEVIHGGLSPIFPTNVSDFLLSNGTLVESGGAAQCGEDLVDNMECFMILTPGQQLAVAILALTLGTFTVLENLMVLCVILHSQTLRNRPSYHFIGSLAVADLIGSIIFVYSFLDFHVLHRKDSPSIFLFKLAGVIASFTASVGSLFLTAIDRYISIHRPMAYKSIVTKTKAVIAFSVMWTISIIFSLLPLLGWNCKRLNTVCSDIFPLIDQTYLMVWIGMTSILVLFIIYAYMFILWKSHHHAVRMLSRSSQRSVIVYTAEGTKVQTVRPEQARMDLRLAKTLVLILVALIICWGPLLAIMVYDLFGKVNDFIKTVFAFCSMLCLLNSTVNPVIYAMRSKDLRRAFVNICHMCQAATQTLDNSAESDWNSRSIRGTVREAATSGKTRVKVAQVTVSGVTETSTPEPV; encoded by the coding sequence atgaAGTTGGCTTTGCACAGGATAGCAGGCACCGCAATGACCACGTTAACGACAGGTGTCCAGTATCTAGGCTCCAACGATGCCAGCTACGACGACCCCTCCATGGACTCGACTCTAATCAAGAACAGATTCCACTTTGAGAAATCGCCCTCCTCCTCAATTAGTAACTCCTTCTCGGGACTCGTCCCTGGAAATAAGGAGGTCATCCATGGCGGCCTCTCTCCCATTTTCCCAACCAATGTATCAGACTTTCTGCTGAGTAATGGCACCCTTGTGGAGAGCGGCGGGGCAGCACAGTGTGGAGAGGACCTTGTGGACAACATGGAGTGTTTTATGATCCTCACTCCTGGTCAGCAGCTCGCTGTCGCCATCTTGGCGCTCACCCTGGGTACATTTACGGTGCTGGAGAACCTTATGGTGCTGTGTGTGATCCTACACTCCCAGACACTTCGAAATCGGCCTTCCTACCACTTCATAGGCAGCCTGGCTGTGGCTGATCTGATAGGCAGCATCATTTTTGTCTACAGCTTCCTGGACTTTCATGTCCTCCACAGGAAGGACAGCCCCAGTATTTTCCTCTTCAAGTTGGCTGGGGTCATCGCCTCCTTCACTGCCTCTGTTGGCAGTTTGTTTCTCACTGCGATTGACCGCTACATCTCCATCCACCGGCCCATGGCGTATAAAAGTATCGTCACAAAGACGAAAGCAGTCATTGCCTTCAGTGTGATGTGGACCATCTCCATCATCTTctcgctgctgccgctgctgggGTGGAACTGCAAGCGCCTCAACACCGTCTGCTCGGACATTTTCCCTTTAATCGACCAGACTTACCTGATGGTCTGGATCGGGATGACGAGTATCTTGGTCCTGTTCATCATCTACGCCTACATGTTCATCCTCTGGAAGTCTCACCACCATGCTGTCCGAATGCTGAGCCGCAGCTCACAGAGGAGTGTGATTGTCTACACCGCAGAGGGGACTAAAGTGCAGACAGTGAGGCCGGAGCAAGCCCGGATGGACCTCCGTCTGGCTAAAACCCTGGTCCTGATCCTAGTGGCTCTCATCATCTGCTGGGGCCCACTTTTAGCCATCATGGTTTACGACCTCTTTGGAAAGGTGAACGACTTCATCAAGACTGTGTTCGCCTTTTGCAGTATGCTCTGCCTGCTCAACTCCACCGTGAACCCTGTGATCTACGCCATGAGGAGCAAGGACCTGCGCAGGGCCTTCGTCAACATCTGCCACATGTGCCAGGCGGCGACGCAGACTCTGGACAACAGCGCTGAGAGCGACTGGAACAGCAGGAGCATAAGAGGCACAGTGAGGGAGGCAGCCACCAGTGGAAAGACTCGAGTGAAAGTAGCCCAGGTTACTGTTTCTGGGGTGACCGAGACTTCCACGCCAGAGCCGGTCTAA
- the LOC104922153 gene encoding akirin-2, producing the protein MACGATLKRTMDFDPLMSPTSPKRRRCIPVSPSASTSSPRKYLSMEPSPFGESSSTLSAEQILNSIKQEYKRIQKRKHLDGGYHQSECCYSPESPSQSSTMNVSSMPGTSSGGVSPTRKEQPLFTLRQVGMICERLLKEREEKVREEYEETMTSKLAEQYDTFVKFTHDQLMRRFGEQPASYVS; encoded by the exons ATGGCGTGTGGAGCCACCCTGAAGAGGACCATGGATTTCGATCCGCTGATGAGTCCCACGTCTCCCAAAAGACGGAGATGCATCCCGGTGTCCCCGTCCGCCTCCACCTCATCCCCTAGGAAGTATCTTAGCATGGAGCCCTCGCCATTTGGGGAGTCGTCGTCAACACTTAGTGCAG AACAAATCCTCAACAGCATCAAGCAGGAGTACAAACGCATTCAAAAGAGGAAGCATCTAGATGGAGGCTACCACCAGTCAGAGTGCTGCTATTCTCCAGAGTCCCCATCCCAGTCGTCTACTATGAATGTGTCCAGCATGCCAG gaacGTCCTCCGGAGGCGTTTCTCCCACTAGAAAAGAACAGCCATTATTCACCCTCAGACAAGTCGGAATGATCTGCGAACGCCTGCtgaaagaaagggaagagaagGTGCGGGAGGAATACGAGGAGACCATGACTTCAAAATTGGCAG AACAATATGACACCTTTGTGAAGTTCACACACGATCAGTTAATGCGACGATTCGGGGAGCAACCTGCAAGCT atgtttcctga
- the orc3 gene encoding origin recognition complex subunit 3 isoform X2, with the protein MSTSSVSKGCFVFKPSAKKKKTHKKDSLEDYFSHGCEGAENSEVRFKLCQDLWDQIKTDTEVLQDELNRKILDSLLDFTRKCSSTRQHSDWASQMRASEIPTAALVLGVNVPDHDMTFQSLSELLQQSVSPHVASVQAKECGALKHLMKRVLERLMGTVVTVDDEEEEEAEQIQLHKSVHCSLNTLCDWYNTKTKKSNTVSPGKKRSSPVKDDPQQPPVVVIFKDFEAFNPKVLQDFILICSRYIERLPLMFIFGIATSPSTIQHMLPHSVSSLLCIELFQSLSCTQHLATVIDKLILTPHFPFKLNGKVMQVLISIFLYHDFSVRNFIKGVQLALLEHFHSQPLSALCCKKKEALLNVMQLSNSHLERIRHLPSFKRYVEKQEPQEQGNLLTDDAHLKDVCQNLIKDLRKYHKNYYPVLRCLHTLTSSLPRYPLGKQVRELHLICLEKNVWENEDYQTAMKLLKMLAKDELIALLQRCVETLEPVKSKKMKSALVQLKDLLAKLKQLDIAAETPPCVEECITSPVKNLQKKTDLFQLQKTLLEMNESRRAKKLSPFEVLRNEALEFMDGLVKSHLSPPETQTLYEVCYYTSSATVRRHLNATPRTSIQAALSSPYYYLQNESLKTEDGTVSNAAPDICIAYKLHLECGRLINLYDWLEAYATVVSAAEGNHPDSEHFGKVEEVKHARFIRSVSELEFLGFIKSTKQKTDHVARLTWGRC; encoded by the exons ATGTCTACTTCATCTGTCTCCAAG GGCTGCTTTGTGTTCAAGCCAAgtgccaagaagaagaagacacacaaaaaagactcTTTGG AGGATTATTTCTCTCATGGCTGTGAGGGGGCTGAAAACAGTGAAGTACGATTTAAACTTTGTCAAGACCTATGGGACCAGATTAAAACCGACACAGAG GTTTTACAGGATGAACTCAACAGGAAAATCTTGGACAGCTTGCTGGACTTCACGAGGAAGTGCTCGTCCACTCGCCAACACAGTGACTGGGCGTCACAGATGAGAGCCAGCGAGATCCCCACAGCGGCTCTTGTGCTCG gtgtgaatgtgccGGACCATGACATGACCTTCCAGAGTTTGTCTGAGCTCCTCCAGCAGTCTGTCAGTCCTCATGTGGCCTCAGTACAGGCCAAAGAGTGCGGAG CTTTGAAGCACTTGATGAAGAGAGTCCTGGAGAGGTTGATGGGCACTGTCGTGACTGTGgacgatgaagaagaggaagaggctgaGCAGATTCAACTTCATAAGAGCGTGCACTGCTCCCTCAATACACTCTGTGATTGgtacaatacaaaaacaaag AAATCCAACACTGTCAGTCCTGGAAAAAAGCGAAGTTCTCCCGTCAAAGACGATCCACAGCAACCTCCTGTTGTCGTTATTTTCAAAGATTTTGAGGCTTTCAACCCAAAAGTTCTTCAGGACTTCATACTCATCTgcag CCGCTACATCGAACGTCTTCCGCTGATGTTCATCTTTGGCATCGCCACGTCACCCAGCACCATTCAACACATGCTGCCCCACTCCGTGTCCTCCCTGCTGTGTATAGAGCTCTTCCAGTCCCTGTCCTGTACACAGCACCTGGCCACAGTCATAGACAAG TTGATCCTGACACCTCACTTCCCTTTTAAACTCAACGGTAAAGTGATGCAGGTGCTGATCAGCATCTTCCTCTATCACGATTTCTCAGTGAGAAACTTCATCAAGGGTGTTCAG ctggctcTGCTGGAGCACTTTCACTCTCAGCCTCTAAGTGCTCTGTGCTGTAAGAAGAAGGAGGCTCTGCTCAACGTGATGCAGCTCAGTAACAGCCACCTGGAGAGGATCAGGCATCTGCCGTCCTTCAAGAG gTATGTAGAGAAGCAGGAACCTCAGGAACAAGGGAATCTGTTGACGGATGACGCTCATTTAAAG gacGTGTGTCAGAACCTGATAAAAGACCTGCGCAAATACCACAAGAACTATTATCCCGTCCTGAGGTGTCTCCACACTCTGACCTCATCGTTACCTCGGTACCCCCTCGGAAAACAG GTCAGAGAGCTCCATTTAATATGTCTAGAGAAGAATGTATGGGAGAACGAGGATTACCAGACAGCCATGAAGCTTCTCAA GATGCTGGCTAAAGACGAGCTGATTGCTTTGCTGCAGAGATGCGTGGAGACTCTGGAGCCCGTCAAGTCAAAGAAGATGAAGAGCGCTCTTGTCCAGTTAAAGGACCTGCTCGCCAAATTAAAGCAGTTGGACA TAGCTGCTGAAACTCCCCCCTGTGTGGAGGAGTGCATCACCTCTCCAGTGAAAAACCTACAAAAGAAAACCGATCTGTTCCAGCTGCAGAag ACGCTGCTGGAGATGAACGAGTCTCGTAGAGCCAAGAAGCTGAGTCCGTTCGAAGTCCTGCGAAATGAAGCTCTCGAGTTCATGGACGGCTTAGTGAA AAGTCACCTGTCTCCCCCCGAGACTCAGACGCTGTATGAAGTCTGCTACTACACTTCTTCTGCCACTGTGAGACGCCACCTCAACGCAACACCTCGCACCTCCATCCAGGCTGCACTTAGCAGTCCCTACTATTATCTCCAG AATGAGAGCCTGAAGACTGAGGATGGGACCGTCTCGAATGCTGCTCCTGATATCTGCATTGCATACAAACTCCACCTGGAGTGCGGCAGGCTGATTAACCTCTACGACTGGCTCGAA gcatATGCCACCGTGGTCTCTGCCGCTGAGGGAAACCATCCGGATTCTGAGCATTTCGGGAAAGTGGAGGAAGTCAAACA TGCTCGTTTCATCCGATCTGTGTCCGAACTTGAATTTCTGGGCTTCATCAAGTCCACCAAGCAGAAGACTGACCACGTGGCTCGACTCACCTGGGGCAGATGCTGa
- the orc3 gene encoding origin recognition complex subunit 3 isoform X1, with protein MSTSSVSKGCFVFKPSAKKKKTHKKDSLEDYFSHGCEGAENSEVRFKLCQDLWDQIKTDTEVLQDELNRKILDSLLDFTRKCSSTRQHSDWASQMRASEIPTAALVLGVNVPDHDMTFQSLSELLQQSVSPHVASVQAKECGALKHLMKRVLERLMGTVVTVDDEEEEEAEQIQLHKSVHCSLNTLCDWYNTKTKKSNTVSPGKKRSSPVKDDPQQPPVVVIFKDFEAFNPKVLQDFILICSRYIERLPLMFIFGIATSPSTIQHMLPHSVSSLLCIELFQSLSCTQHLATVIDKLILTPHFPFKLNGKVMQVLISIFLYHDFSVRNFIKGVQLALLEHFHSQPLSALCCKKKEALLNVMQLSNSHLERIRHLPSFKRYVEKQEPQEQGNLLTDDAHLKDVCQNLIKDLRKYHKNYYPVLRCLHTLTSSLPRYPLGKQVRELHLICLEKNVWENEDYQTAMKLLKMLAKDELIALLQRCVETLEPVKSKKMKSALVQLKDLLAKLKQLDTVAAETPPCVEECITSPVKNLQKKTDLFQLQKTLLEMNESRRAKKLSPFEVLRNEALEFMDGLVKSHLSPPETQTLYEVCYYTSSATVRRHLNATPRTSIQAALSSPYYYLQNESLKTEDGTVSNAAPDICIAYKLHLECGRLINLYDWLEAYATVVSAAEGNHPDSEHFGKVEEVKHARFIRSVSELEFLGFIKSTKQKTDHVARLTWGRC; from the exons ATGTCTACTTCATCTGTCTCCAAG GGCTGCTTTGTGTTCAAGCCAAgtgccaagaagaagaagacacacaaaaaagactcTTTGG AGGATTATTTCTCTCATGGCTGTGAGGGGGCTGAAAACAGTGAAGTACGATTTAAACTTTGTCAAGACCTATGGGACCAGATTAAAACCGACACAGAG GTTTTACAGGATGAACTCAACAGGAAAATCTTGGACAGCTTGCTGGACTTCACGAGGAAGTGCTCGTCCACTCGCCAACACAGTGACTGGGCGTCACAGATGAGAGCCAGCGAGATCCCCACAGCGGCTCTTGTGCTCG gtgtgaatgtgccGGACCATGACATGACCTTCCAGAGTTTGTCTGAGCTCCTCCAGCAGTCTGTCAGTCCTCATGTGGCCTCAGTACAGGCCAAAGAGTGCGGAG CTTTGAAGCACTTGATGAAGAGAGTCCTGGAGAGGTTGATGGGCACTGTCGTGACTGTGgacgatgaagaagaggaagaggctgaGCAGATTCAACTTCATAAGAGCGTGCACTGCTCCCTCAATACACTCTGTGATTGgtacaatacaaaaacaaag AAATCCAACACTGTCAGTCCTGGAAAAAAGCGAAGTTCTCCCGTCAAAGACGATCCACAGCAACCTCCTGTTGTCGTTATTTTCAAAGATTTTGAGGCTTTCAACCCAAAAGTTCTTCAGGACTTCATACTCATCTgcag CCGCTACATCGAACGTCTTCCGCTGATGTTCATCTTTGGCATCGCCACGTCACCCAGCACCATTCAACACATGCTGCCCCACTCCGTGTCCTCCCTGCTGTGTATAGAGCTCTTCCAGTCCCTGTCCTGTACACAGCACCTGGCCACAGTCATAGACAAG TTGATCCTGACACCTCACTTCCCTTTTAAACTCAACGGTAAAGTGATGCAGGTGCTGATCAGCATCTTCCTCTATCACGATTTCTCAGTGAGAAACTTCATCAAGGGTGTTCAG ctggctcTGCTGGAGCACTTTCACTCTCAGCCTCTAAGTGCTCTGTGCTGTAAGAAGAAGGAGGCTCTGCTCAACGTGATGCAGCTCAGTAACAGCCACCTGGAGAGGATCAGGCATCTGCCGTCCTTCAAGAG gTATGTAGAGAAGCAGGAACCTCAGGAACAAGGGAATCTGTTGACGGATGACGCTCATTTAAAG gacGTGTGTCAGAACCTGATAAAAGACCTGCGCAAATACCACAAGAACTATTATCCCGTCCTGAGGTGTCTCCACACTCTGACCTCATCGTTACCTCGGTACCCCCTCGGAAAACAG GTCAGAGAGCTCCATTTAATATGTCTAGAGAAGAATGTATGGGAGAACGAGGATTACCAGACAGCCATGAAGCTTCTCAA GATGCTGGCTAAAGACGAGCTGATTGCTTTGCTGCAGAGATGCGTGGAGACTCTGGAGCCCGTCAAGTCAAAGAAGATGAAGAGCGCTCTTGTCCAGTTAAAGGACCTGCTCGCCAAATTAAAGCAGTTGGACA CAGTAGCTGCTGAAACTCCCCCCTGTGTGGAGGAGTGCATCACCTCTCCAGTGAAAAACCTACAAAAGAAAACCGATCTGTTCCAGCTGCAGAag ACGCTGCTGGAGATGAACGAGTCTCGTAGAGCCAAGAAGCTGAGTCCGTTCGAAGTCCTGCGAAATGAAGCTCTCGAGTTCATGGACGGCTTAGTGAA AAGTCACCTGTCTCCCCCCGAGACTCAGACGCTGTATGAAGTCTGCTACTACACTTCTTCTGCCACTGTGAGACGCCACCTCAACGCAACACCTCGCACCTCCATCCAGGCTGCACTTAGCAGTCCCTACTATTATCTCCAG AATGAGAGCCTGAAGACTGAGGATGGGACCGTCTCGAATGCTGCTCCTGATATCTGCATTGCATACAAACTCCACCTGGAGTGCGGCAGGCTGATTAACCTCTACGACTGGCTCGAA gcatATGCCACCGTGGTCTCTGCCGCTGAGGGAAACCATCCGGATTCTGAGCATTTCGGGAAAGTGGAGGAAGTCAAACA TGCTCGTTTCATCCGATCTGTGTCCGAACTTGAATTTCTGGGCTTCATCAAGTCCACCAAGCAGAAGACTGACCACGTGGCTCGACTCACCTGGGGCAGATGCTGa